Sequence from the Microplitis demolitor isolate Queensland-Clemson2020A chromosome 7, iyMicDemo2.1a, whole genome shotgun sequence genome:
TTAGCTTGTAAACTTTGTACTCTTTCCAACACAGCTATTTTCTGCTGCAAATCAACAACTGAATTCTTCGCGACTTTCAATTCATCgctcatatttttattggtcTTCTCCAAAacagatattttttctttaaacccGTCTATCTGTCCCTGAAGTTGAGCGATTTCCGCCTTGGCGTCAATCAGAGCGTTCTGAGCCTGATTCCTCGACAAATTTGATCTCTCGACCTCAGCTTGAGTTAACGCCAGCTTCCTTGAGAgctgatttttttcttcctcctTTTCCAGCTGCAGCTGCTGTAATTCCTCAGTCAGCCGCTGGATCTCGCGCATCCTCACCGAATAAAGTACTTCTAGCTGTTCTTTGCTATTGTACTCAGCAGTTTTGTAAGCGTTTGTGTCATTACTAATAACCGGTCGTCCATTGGGACTGACTTTGTAGCAATGATTGTAATGATCAGAGCCAACGTCATTTTCACCACTGCCAacctctttaattttttctagcgGACTATTATTGTCGTAAGGCTCGATGTATCCATTGTTTGAGTATTTAGCATTCTGTGTATCGAAATGATTAGACGGAGTTTCGTAATTTGATGGATAATTGTCTAGTAAAGTGTACCCATCATTTATTTGCGCTCTCAAATCATTCGGAAATGTCATTGGATTCGTGAGACTCGGTGGTCGTGGCAACTCATACGGACTTTCAGCTATAGAATTTAACGAGTTGTTGTCTCTATTACTCGTACGCGGTGTCCCTAATTGCCCATAGATATCAAACTCGCGCTGCATATCGGAGTTCGTTTTACCAGTATAATATGGAGTACTCATGGCATAATTAGTTTTCCCCTCGGACGTATAGATGCCAAAGTCTTTTTGATATTGCGACAGTGTAGGCGCTGCCTTgtcattgttaattatttgactttttgAGCAGTTATTTACTAGGCTATTGCTGACATCTGGGTCTGCATCTCGGGTATCATGAAAATTGCTGCTGTTAACCGAGCTCACTTCATCATCCTCGTCCAAATCTTCAAAGGCATTTGTCAAAATATCTTTGATCtagaaaataaaaccaaaacgaaaattaaaaatctctgGGGTATTGAATGTCGCGggtaaaaaattctatttactAATATATCaaattggtataaaaaaaatgataactgTGCATCTATACATCAATACATATCATGTTACCTCTTCATTACGTCGCTTCAAATCCTCCTGTTCCTCATCCTCCTCTTGCCTGTGTACAATAGTACTTATTTTAATGCTATCGGAGCCCTGGAAGAGGCTCATACCAGGAGCCTCCATGCCTCCAACAACACGATCTTGCATTATGATTactaataatcaatttattgttaattttatcacCATGATAACAATTGTTTATGACACCATAACCTAGACGCAACAAGTGGCTTGCCAAATGACTGTCGTTATAAGCGTTATAGCAATCAATCCAGCGCCAGCAGGACATTGAAAGAGACGCTTAGTACATTTTATCACACaacacttttattatttattattatttggattAATCTTATGGTTAACCagtctaatatttttattttataaattatttatattgtaatgCTTATGCTCTGTATTGGCGATTGCTTGTAAACAATCTTTGAAAAGTCAAATGAGCAGCATATTATACCTATAGgcacatatagatatatatatatatatatatatatacatatatatgtttatacaaTATTGGTGTTGGTGGTGTAGTAGAAAGGCGTGTTGGTGATGTTGGTTGTTGTTAAAATGAAGGAGCGCGGGAATATGTGTGTTGGTTTGATGACAACCCCATCAAATTTAGTTGAGATTTAAATTGTTGGCGCTACTgttgaatttgatttttatacgGATATCTTTGCTGTCATCTACAGGATTGaaaatgtcatttattttaataagaacctaattaataattaaaaaataataataataattagttcaCTTCAGAAAATTATGTAAGTGACGTAAATTCTTCTGACAGAAGTCGGAATCGAGCCCATGTTTGAAGAGAGTTTGAATTCGAATCCCAGCACTCAAACCACTGCATTTAGTCCACCTGACAGTTAATTGTTGAACATTCAGTAATTTCTGCATCAACAAACTGTacaaaattacaattgatttTGAAAGTCGCGGTATTAATTGAAGTAGGATAAAagaatatctttttttttctcactgtTTGTTACTTATCTAACAACGAAAGCGAATATTGACAAGTATTCGCGGCAATACATGAAAACCGCCTTAAAATCCGCGCTTTAACTCCCTCCCGGTCATTCGAATGTTaacctaaataaatatacatacactaaatttatttcgcaACAGAGCGCCTTTTGGTTGATAACAAAATTaagttttgatttatttattgcaaataATTAACGTACAGTGTTATGATTAGTAGAAGTTAATAATGccgaaaataattgaaaactcGAGGAAAAAGGAGGGTGATAACACTGGGGCCctcgaaaattcaatttccagTAAAAGTATCAACAGATGTGAGATGATATTGTCAATGGAAGACGCCGTTTCTACAGAAGATAATTACATACTTGGCATTTGTGGCACTCAGaggtaatttactttttaaatattcatttaaatttcgtatatatttatatatttaacgaATAATAAATTCCAGTGAACCTGAATTCCGCATTTGCGCCGCGCTGTCCGATTACACGTGCGTTGTTTACAATGTCGGCGAGCAgttatcaaaaatgataacaCTAGATCATAACACATCGCCAATTGTCGGCGCTAAATTTTGCCATAGttcgaaaaatattctttacacTGCTACCAAACATGGAAGCATTTCTGCATGTGATTTAAGAGCCAAAGGAAAAACTGTCGCTGAACTAAAAGGTATCAACTTCTAActcctttttaaattttcaacaactGACATAAATTATCTACGCAGATAATTCATCAGAGGGAAAATTGAAACCGTTAGCAAGTTTCGACATCAGCTGTGACGACAGGCTCGTCGCTGCTGGTACTGAACACATCGGCGGAGACGCATTCATCCTCTTCTGGGACATCAGATACAACAATTCAAAGTTTGACAGCAGGAATAATTTACTCGGTGGCTACTGGGAGTCTCACATGGACGACGTCACCTCCTTGGCTTTCCATTCCGTCAAAGAAGACGTCCTCGCTTCAGGAAGTACCGACGGGCTAATAAATGTTTTCGATTTAACCCAAACTACCGAAGACTCTGCGCTCAATTATTCGCTCAATACTGAGTCCTCCGTGGtaagatttttattcttacaaatttattttagtgttgcgttgatgattaatttaaaattttgtttcaggACAGGGTAGGGTGGCTAGATGACGGTAACCTCTGGTGTACAACTCATACTCATTCCCTACAGATGTGGAAATGTGAAGATGCGTCGCCTTTTGTTAAATATGATCGCAGCTGTATCGctaattttttggtaaattttttttacaaattataaatcatgaattattaatttctattcTATTATACTGATGATTTCAGAATGAAGATCCAGATGTTTGTTACCTTGTTAATATGCACAAAGCTGATTCAATAGAAAATCCATTTTTATTAACCGGTTTAAGTTCAATCAAAgggtaattataatttatgaaattatttaatttatcaacttttagAATTAAACTAACTGAGCTGTCGTAGTAATTGGCGGGAATAAAAACTGTCGTAGATGAaaagtagatttttcaaaaaaatttgcctgaaaatttaaagattct
This genomic interval carries:
- the LOC103569498 gene encoding WD repeat-containing protein 89; its protein translation is MPKIIENSRKKEGDNTGALENSISSKSINRCEMILSMEDAVSTEDNYILGICGTQSEPEFRICAALSDYTCVVYNVGEQLSKMITLDHNTSPIVGAKFCHSSKNILYTATKHGSISACDLRAKGKTVAELKDNSSEGKLKPLASFDISCDDRLVAAGTEHIGGDAFILFWDIRYNNSKFDSRNNLLGGYWESHMDDVTSLAFHSVKEDVLASGSTDGLINVFDLTQTTEDSALNYSLNTESSVDRVGWLDDGNLWCTTHTHSLQMWKCEDASPFVKYDRSCIANFLNEDPDVCYLVNMHKADSIENPFLLTGLSSIKGENFSGLMVNDDGLEVCYDFIGNKQIVRDSWLHTKSGCLVTGGESSILNVWKPSPESLLIPRHSDRKSVAKSNGKARDKHRTKPYELHNKI